DNA sequence from the Azospirillum thiophilum genome:
GCCCTGCCGTTGACCAGCGTCGCGTCCCACACGACCAGCATCGTCGATCTGGCGGTCTGGGGGGGCGTCGCGCTGGTGTCGCAACTGCTGGTCTATGTCATCGGCTCGCGGGTGCTGCTGCCGGATTTCCGGGCCGGCGTCGAGGCGGACCGCACCGCCTACGGCATCCTCCTCGCCAGCCTGTCCATCGCGGTCGGGCTGCTGAACTACGGCTCGCTGACCTATTGACGAGAAGAAGGGGTTCCGATGAAGCGCTCGCGCACCGTGGCGGCCCTGCTGCTGGGCGGCATCAGCCCGGTCCTGTTCGCCTGCGGCGAGGATGGCCCGGACGAGGCGACCGTCTATCCCTCCGTCGAGGCCTGCTCGGCCGAGATGACGGCGGACGACTGCACGGCGGCCTTCGCCGCGGCCGGCGAGGAGCACCGGGCGAACGCCCCCCGCTTCGCCAGCCGGGAGGCCTGCGAGGCGGAGATGGGGGACGGCGCCTGCACACCGGCGGGCGACGGCGGGGGAAGC
Encoded proteins:
- a CDS encoding DUF350 domain-containing protein; protein product: MAPVLQSLTTLPSYLLFAAAMLGFLLLFIVAYTAVTPYSDLALVRQGNSTAALTLGGAMIGFALPLTSVASHTTSIVDLAVWGGVALVSQLLVYVIGSRVLLPDFRAGVEADRTAYGILLASLSIAVGLLNYGSLTY